A portion of the Anthonomus grandis grandis chromosome 7, icAntGran1.3, whole genome shotgun sequence genome contains these proteins:
- the LOC126738969 gene encoding uncharacterized protein LOC126738969, with protein sequence MSESEEETEVCESQMGFVNMLRDVPILLSKSQTPAVRKSKSQAIELINKQWKLNFGSQITTSQMYKKINNMKSRLKKKTDINRTGNKKIVLQDWEKILLEIMEGNTNPVLAKVPGALSVGIQQTETKIGHEDTIPRQSTSASETSAANDDAISTVQHAPKKKKHNKGSPLEEYETNVTKQLSNNELQRLVLLKQLRVLEMKEEKLKRQLNRDVDEQSNSSNNNIIQADNGQAYFKL encoded by the exons ATGAGTGAAAGTGAAGAAGAAACTGAAGTCTGCGAATCCCAAATGGGATTTGTAAACATGCTACGTGATGTTCCCATACTTTTATCCAAGTCACAAACACCAGCTGTCCGAAAGTCAAAAAGCCAAGCAATAGAACTGATTAACAAACAGTGGAAGCTGAATTTCGGGTCACAAATAACGACAAGtcaaatgtacaaaaaaattaataatatgaaatcCAGACTCAAGAAAAAGACTGACATAAACAGGActggaaataagaaaattgtgCTGCAGGATTGGGAAAAGATTTTGTTGGAAATCATGGAAGGCAACACAAATCCAGTACTTGCAAAAGTTccag gaGCATTATCCGTCGGCATACAACAAACAGAGACGAAAATCGGCCATGAAGATACAATCCCTAGGCAATCAACTTCTGCTTCTGAAACGAGTGCAGCAAATGATGATGCTATTAGTACAGTACAACATGcacctaaaaaaaagaaacataataaaGGTAGTCCTCTCGAAGAATATGAAACAAACGTTACTAAACAACTCTCGAATAACGAACTACAAAGACTAGTTTTACTGAAACAACTGAGAGTTTTAGAAATGAAAGAGGAAAAACTCAAGAGACAGCTAAACAGAGATGTTGATGAACAATCTAATTCAAGCAATAATAATATCATTCAAGCTGACAATGGACAagcatatttcaaattataa